A single Fusobacterium sp. SYSU M8D902 DNA region contains:
- a CDS encoding nitronate monooxygenase produces MVKIGDLSIKTPIIQGGMAIRVSMAKLAAAVANEGGLGVIAGTTLSIEELKSEIKKARDMIVNKGGALGVNIMYAATNFMELVKASIEEKVDVIIFGAGFSRDIFEVAKGTGVKIVPIVSTLKLAKISQKLGADAIVVEGGNAGGHLGTDLDSWDIVEDIAKNVDIPVFGAGGVITPEDAQRMMNLGVSGVQMGSRFVASEECEIDRKFKEMYINAKEGDIVRMMSSAGLPANAIISPFVEKIREDRADRPTKCIKCLKKCTYKFCVNERLVRGHSGDFEGGIFFAGKDAWKINEILSVKEIFDRFKKVFKE; encoded by the coding sequence ATGGTAAAAATTGGAGATTTAAGTATAAAAACACCGATAATACAGGGTGGTATGGCTATTAGAGTCTCAATGGCTAAACTGGCAGCAGCAGTGGCTAATGAAGGTGGATTAGGAGTAATAGCAGGAACAACTTTAAGTATAGAGGAATTAAAATCTGAAATAAAAAAAGCTAGAGATATGATAGTTAATAAAGGTGGAGCATTGGGTGTTAACATAATGTATGCAGCTACTAATTTTATGGAATTAGTTAAGGCTTCCATTGAAGAAAAAGTAGATGTTATCATATTTGGAGCTGGATTTTCAAGAGATATATTTGAAGTGGCAAAAGGGACAGGAGTAAAAATTGTGCCCATAGTTTCTACATTAAAACTAGCTAAAATATCTCAAAAATTGGGAGCAGATGCCATTGTGGTAGAGGGTGGAAATGCTGGAGGACATTTAGGAACTGATTTGGACTCTTGGGATATAGTGGAAGATATAGCAAAAAATGTAGATATTCCAGTATTTGGAGCAGGTGGAGTAATAACTCCAGAAGATGCTCAAAGAATGATGAATTTAGGAGTTTCAGGGGTACAGATGGGAAGTAGATTTGTTGCTTCTGAAGAGTGTGAGATAGATAGAAAATTTAAAGAGATGTATATCAATGCCAAAGAGGGAGATATAGTAAGGATGATGAGTTCAGCTGGTTTACCAGCCAATGCTATAATAAGCCCCTTTGTAGAAAAGATTAGAGAAGATAGAGCTGATAGACCAACTAAGTGTATAAAATGTTTGAAGAAATGTACCTACAAGTTTTGTGTGAATGAGAGATTAGTGAGAGGGCATTCAGGTGACTTTGAAGGTGGAATTTTCTTTGCGGGAAAAGATGCTTGGAAAATCAATGAGATACTATCTGTTAAAGAGATATTTGACAGATTTAAAAAAGTATTTAAAGAATAA